Within Natronoarchaeum mannanilyticum, the genomic segment ATCCGCGTCAGGACGCCGAACAGCCCCGCCATCTCCAGGGTGTGGGGCTCGACGTGGATGTCGGGCACGTCGGCGTTGCTCAGCATCTTGTCGTAGATGTCGGCCTCGTTCTCGTAGCTGAGGACGTACGGGAAGTCGATCCGCTTGGTGCGGTCGTTAAAGGCCTCCATCTTCTCGTCGCCCTTCTTGTCCTTGTACTCGGGCATGTTCGTCCGCCCGACGATCACCTGGTCGATGTCGATCCGGGGGTTGGACTTGGGCTTGATCGTCTGTTCCTGGGTGGCGTGCAGGAAGTCGTAGAGGAACTCCCGCTGGAGTTTCAGCAGCTCCTCGCCGGAGAACACGCCGCGGTTGGCGTTACAGAACGCGCCCGAGTAGTCGAACGCGCGCGGGTCGGACTCGCCGTAGACGGCGATCTTGCTGTAGTTGACGTCGCCCGTGAGTTCGGTCTCGTCCTGATTCTTCTTGTCCTTGGGCTCGAACGTCTCCAGGGCCTGGCGCTTGTTCTCGTCGGCGGTCAGCCGGATGATCTCGACGTGGTTCGCGAGAACCTCCTTGAGGTCGTCCTCGTAGTGGGCGAGCAGCCGGTCCATGTAGAACTCGCTTTCGGGATCGAGCGACTGCTCGTTGCGGATCGTGTAGGGGGCGTCGAGGCGCTCGTTGATCCCCTCGATGACGGACTCGCGCTGCTCCTGAGGGAGCAACACGAGCGGATCCTGGTTCATCGGCGACCGGACCGTGTCGTCGGCGGGGTCCTGGTCGTCGATCACGCTACAGAGGTTCGTCCAGCGGAACGTGTACATCCGCCCCTCGTCACGCAGCGTGTAGTCCTCAAAGTACTTGCGGACCTGCTTGTCGAAGTGGGATTTCCCCGACCCGACCGGCCCGAGCAGGAGCTTGATGCGGCGCTCGGGACCGAGACGCCGGGCGCCGCTTTTGACCTTGTTGACGAACTCGTGGATCGACTCGTGGACGACGCGACCGAAGAATCGGTTCTCGCCGTCGTGGAGCGGATCCTCCGAGGCCAGGCGGTACTCGACGACCCCGGTCTCCTCGTCGTACTCGGTGCCGTAGTGGTCGAACATGTCCGCCACCCGCTGGTGGGCGTTCCGGGCGATCTTCGGGTCCGCGTAGACCTCGTCGAGGTACCACTCGAAAGACTTGGTCTCCCGGAGGTCTTCGGGCATCGACTGCCTGTACTCCTGGCTCAGTTCGTCGAGGGTCTCTGTATCTCCTGACATTGTATCACTGGCGGCCGAGTTCCACCGATCGGTCCCGCAGCGGCGGTCATCCGCGAGAGAGTATCTCGCAGGGCGACGTGCGAAGCGCGCGGACGCCGCGCCGCGGCGTGGCCGACGCTCGACGGACGCGAACGGTCGGCACGACGACGCAGTCCGTCGGCCGAACGGCGACGCCGCTCTCCGAAGGACTGCGTTCGTGCGGCGACGCGAGGGCGAGCGGCGCGTTGGTCTGTCATGTGGTGTCGTTCCCCAAACCTCTCCGCGAGACGACGGCTTCGGCGGCGAACGACGACACGATACGACGCGAACGGGCTCGGGTGCGGGGTCCGGCGGGCGGCCACCGGGCGTGTACTATGTACAGGAGTCACGACGTATAAGTGTGTCCCCAAACCCTATTTACCAGCATACTCTCCCTTATAAAGCCTGTCGATATCGTGTCGTCGGAGCGGGCGACGATGGATCCTCATCGGTTGGTACGTCGACGCAGTTTATAATCAGCGGGGGCTGCGCGGCTGTCCGCGAGACGGGAATTCGAACGACGCGGCGCTGCTGGCGTCGCCGTCTTCAAAAATCCAGTAGCGACAGGCGATCAGCTTTCGCCGTCCGAGACGGGCATCAGCCGGAGGCCGGACGCCAGCGCCACGGCGGCGAACGTCAGGAGCACGAGCGCCGTCACCGGACGCCCGCCCGCGGTCGCCGCGTAGGTTCCGTACGCCAACCCGCCGGCGACCGCGGCGACGGTGACGGTGCCCGAAACGTGCGCGAGTTCGGCGCTTCGGGTCGCCGCGTTTCGCCCCACCTGTTCGCCGAGTTCGATCGCCCCGGTGCCGGCGTCCCACGCGAGCACGGCCAGCGCGGCGCCGACGAGCGTCGTCGGAACCGGTGCGCCGGCGACGCCGGCCAGCAGCGCCGCCAGGAACAGTCCGAACCCGCCGACCGAGACGAACGAGTGTTCGCCGCGCCGGACGCCGACCGCGAGCACGGTGACGCCCGGACCGCCCAGCGCCAGCGACGGGAGCGAGCCGGTCGCCAGCGCGACGGCGGCCGCGGCGCCCGCGAGGACGGCGATTCGCCCGCTCGTCCGCGTCGGCGATCGGTCGACGCCCGTCACGCCGACCACCTCTCGCCGGCCCGCGAGATCGCGGACGCCAGCGACTCGTTCCACTCCCAGTCGGCGACCCGAGCCCCCGATCGGCGTAGCTCCGAGAGCCGGAGTTCGCGCTCGACGTGGGCGACGGTTTGCCCCGAGGTCGCCGTCGCGGTCGGGTCGGGACTGATCGCGGTGACGAGATGGCCGCTGGCCTCCAGTAGCTTCGCCTGCTCGATCACGCCGTCGTCGCACAGCGGCGAGAACAGGATCACCTGGGAGTGGCTCGGCAGCTGGCGGCGCAGCGCCTGGACGCTGATCGGCCGCTGGATCAGGTCGTCGGCGGACTCGGCGGTCAGTAGCGGGTGCTCGACGAACAGCTCGCGCGCCTTCGCGCGGTGGTCCTCGCCGCTGCCCGGCGGGAGCCACGGGTCGGTCGCGCCGACGACCGCGACGCCGACCCGGTCGCCGCCCTCGACCAGCGAGGAGAACACCTGCATCGCCCCCTCGACCGATCGCTCGACGGCGCTGGGCGAGGCGTCGTCGGGCCGCAGCCACGCTTCGGTTCGCACGTCGATCAGCAGCACGACCGACGCCGCCCGCTCCTCGCGGAACTCGACGGTCGAGAGCTCACCCGTGCGGGCCTTCCGGTTCCAGTCGACCCGCGAGAGCGGGTCGCCGCGCTGGTACTCGCGGGTCGCGTAGAACTCGGTGCCGTCGCCGCCGATGTCGGTCTCGACGCGCCCGGCGTACGGTGTCGTCAGCGACTGCAGGGAGAGGTCGGTCGACGGCGGCAGCCCGCCGGGCGTGCAGTACACCTCGTCGTCGGTCGCCGACCGGACGCGTGCGTCGCGCTCGACGGCGCCGCTGTAGCCGCGAGCGATCGCTCGCACCGGCTCGAAGCCGTGGCGCCCCCGCTCGGCACCGATCGAGTAGGTCAGTTCGACGGTCTCGCCCGCCCCCAGTTCGGCCGCGAGCCGCGGCGTCCCCTCGACGACGTGCAGCTGCGCGGGGACGCCGTCGACGATCCGCAGGTCCGGGATCGCTTCGCCCTCGTTCGTGATTCGCACCGTGACCTCGACCTCCTCGCCCGGATCGGGCCGATCGTCGCCGAACGCGCGCTCGATCCGCAGATCGACCTCGGGCGGTCGGGCCGCGCGGGCGTAGGCGGCGTAGGCGAC encodes:
- a CDS encoding serine protein kinase PrkA; protein product: MSGDTETLDELSQEYRQSMPEDLRETKSFEWYLDEVYADPKIARNAHQRVADMFDHYGTEYDEETGVVEYRLASEDPLHDGENRFFGRVVHESIHEFVNKVKSGARRLGPERRIKLLLGPVGSGKSHFDKQVRKYFEDYTLRDEGRMYTFRWTNLCSVIDDQDPADDTVRSPMNQDPLVLLPQEQRESVIEGINERLDAPYTIRNEQSLDPESEFYMDRLLAHYEDDLKEVLANHVEIIRLTADENKRQALETFEPKDKKNQDETELTGDVNYSKIAVYGESDPRAFDYSGAFCNANRGVFSGEELLKLQREFLYDFLHATQEQTIKPKSNPRIDIDQVIVGRTNMPEYKDKKGDEKMEAFNDRTKRIDFPYVLSYENEADIYDKMLSNADVPDIHVEPHTLEMAGLFGVLTRIEEPDTELVDLLQKAKAYNGEVDEADDIDIKKLRDEAEQKAEIGEGMDGISPRFIGDEIAEAIMDSKHRSRGFLSPLTVFNFFEENLEHHGSIPEENFERYYRYLETVREEYRERAIEDVRHALAYDVDEIQRQGEKYMDHVMAYIDDDTVEDELTGREQEPDETFLRSVEEKLDIPEDRKDDFRQEVSNWVSRRAREGEAFNPQDNERLRRALERKLWEDKKHNINFSALVSANEFDDDERNQWIDALIEQGYSEDGAREVLEFAGAEVAKSELEE
- a CDS encoding DUF7519 family protein; amino-acid sequence: MERVAGVRDLAGRREVVGVTGVDRSPTRTSGRIAVLAGAAAAVALATGSLPSLALGGPGVTVLAVGVRRGEHSFVSVGGFGLFLAALLAGVAGAPVPTTLVGAALAVLAWDAGTGAIELGEQVGRNAATRSAELAHVSGTVTVAAVAGGLAYGTYAATAGGRPVTALVLLTFAAVALASGLRLMPVSDGES
- a CDS encoding DUF58 domain-containing protein; the protein is MTEDRASDGAGRTGGGSGRTDGGSERADGGAAVVGETDDPSDRPSASDDAEPGADTAESDAGDGTAGGDADTVPGDREAGSDADHAAETRDRLASFEDSFTGRWNGVDAAALLAIGVGAIAQSPAAFLVGAVGVAYAAYARAARPPEVDLRIERAFGDDRPDPGEEVEVTVRITNEGEAIPDLRIVDGVPAQLHVVEGTPRLAAELGAGETVELTYSIGAERGRHGFEPVRAIARGYSGAVERDARVRSATDDEVYCTPGGLPPSTDLSLQSLTTPYAGRVETDIGGDGTEFYATREYQRGDPLSRVDWNRKARTGELSTVEFREERAASVVLLIDVRTEAWLRPDDASPSAVERSVEGAMQVFSSLVEGGDRVGVAVVGATDPWLPPGSGEDHRAKARELFVEHPLLTAESADDLIQRPISVQALRRQLPSHSQVILFSPLCDDGVIEQAKLLEASGHLVTAISPDPTATATSGQTVAHVERELRLSELRRSGARVADWEWNESLASAISRAGERWSA